From the Paraflavitalea soli genome, the window TCCCTGGTAAGGCTGGACAGCACCTGGACACCTGCTGTATCAATATTATTCAGCAACAAAGCTTCCCGGAAACCTGCCCGGAATACAAAGGCGCCATTTATTTCTTCAGGAAGATTGGCAACATATGTTTTTTTACCAGTTTCATTGTTTCCCAGTAAGGCCAGTATCTCCCGTACGGATGTGGAGGCTTTGTGCCAGTTCAGGTTATTTTGTTCGAGGAGGTAGATATGGACAGTCACAATAGCTACCATGGCCATGAGTAACCATTTTGACTGGCTTATTATATGCACCAGACCAAATGCAACAATGGTACTAAAAAAGTAAGAAGCAAAATTTAGTAACCGGTCGCTTTCGGAGGTACGCGTACTTACTCCCACCAGGGAAGGGATGAGCAGGGCGACCAGGAAAAAACAGCCCTGCATATAAAACCAGGAAAGGGCCTGCTTATCATTCATAAGGCGCTTACGCAAATAATAAAACAAACCAATAGCCAATAACAGGATCATTATAAATAGGACGATCAGCCATCCCGATGCATCCATCGGCGGTAAAAAGGTTCGCCCCAATGCCTTAACGGCATTGATAGCGAAAGCAACCAGGTCGCCATTGAGAAATCCCTCTCCGTAATCACCGGCGATCCTTCCGGATATATAGCGCCTCAGCAATACGTGCAATACCAAAGTGAAGCCTAAGGCAATGCCCCAAGTAACGATCTGCCCCCGACGGGCCTTGTTACACAACAAGTAAATGAAGATCATGGCGGGTAGTATAACTATTGTTTCATAAGCGGCAAGTCCTATGAAATAACAAGCACATACTCCTATTATTTTGACTATCTCTTTACCGGGCCGCACCAGGATCAGTAAAGCTGCTATGCCCAAAGTATCGGCTATCATTGCCCCTCTTCCCAATATCCAGGCTACAGACTCATTGTGAAAAGGATAAGTAAAGAATAAAATACCGGCCAGCAGGGCCACGCGCTGTTGCTGTTGTTCATTAGACGTCCATTTCCAATGTATGCACAAACGAATAAGTAAAAGAGCAGATACGGCATGCAACAGGATACCGGTGAGGTAGAAGAACCGGGGATCAAGGCCACCCAGTCGATAGGTAAGCAGTATAGAAAGATCTGATAAAGGGCGAAAAAAGCCGGGGGAGACGAGCTGCCCATCTATGCAAACTCTTTTAATAACAATAAAGTCATCATTGACGAATGAGTTGCCTATAATAGGTGCATAAATAGCAAGTGACAACAAGCTAAGGATTATTAGTTGCCACCACCATTTCAGCTTTAGAAAAAACATATGAAGCTATTCATTATTCTAATAAGTAACACTATTTACCAATAGTATCCTTTTTCTGACCTTTCAGATATGTTCCGTACTCTTTATGAAGCCACGGATATAACTGGCGATATATTATATCGCTGACCTTGCTGGTACCGGCGTTGGTAAAATGGACAATGTCATAGAAATAGGCACTGCTTTTGGGCATTACCTTTGCAAGGTCTATCAATAATATTTCCTGCTCTCTTGCCACCTCCCGGGTGATATCATTATACAATTCCATTCGTTTCCACCAAAGCAGGCCATTCATACCCTTCCATAGCTTATACCGTTCAAGATTTACTCCGGTCAAACTATCTACTGCAGGGCCAAATAAGGATGGCTGGGTGATCAGAACGGGCTGTATCCGGTTACTTCTACATACTTCTATCATCTCCTCTACCCGCTTTTTATACTCTGTCAGGTAGCCTTTTTGTTTCATTAACTGCCCGCTAATTTCCTGGTCGGGGATGATTAGACTGTCGTTAGTTCCCACTTTAAGATCAATATAAGTATCAGCCAACCTATTTACCGCTGCCCGCCGCGATCTCAGCAGGTTGATGACTGTATTGCAGAGCTCACTCTTTTTACTAAGAAAAGTAAATACATTTTTGTATTTATTGGCCATATTAGCGTTGTCAGAACTAGTCAGGTCATCACGTTCAATATCATTACAGCCTACCAGGAATAATATTACCTTCGGCTTTAGCCTAATAACATAATCTTTTAGTAAAACAAGGTGGCCAAAAGTGGAATGTCCACCCAATCCGGCATTATTGAACCAAATATTGAATGAATCATTTAATGAAGTAGAAAGTTTATGACTCCAGGTAAGGCTGTCGGATAAATACGTGCAAGCCGTGGTGCTGCCACCAATGGAAATTACAGATAAAGTATGAAACCCCTTTTCAGGCCTTTCCGGTCCTCTAAAGCCTAATGAATTCACTGAATGAACTATGGTATCTTCAATTACAGGTATGCTTTTATTATAAAAAATATATTGCTTGTTGGTGTTGAGAATGATTTTCTCCCCCTTGATACGAAAATGAAATGGGTTATAAATGCGTAAGATGATCTCTAAAGAAATAATTGTAATGCTGAAAAGGTATAAGGCATAAACTATATTTTTTTTCCGCATAAACGAGAATTGAACAACA encodes:
- a CDS encoding SGNH/GDSL hydrolase family protein, yielding MRKKNIVYALYLFSITIISLEIILRIYNPFHFRIKGEKIILNTNKQYIFYNKSIPVIEDTIVHSVNSLGFRGPERPEKGFHTLSVISIGGSTTACTYLSDSLTWSHKLSTSLNDSFNIWFNNAGLGGHSTFGHLVLLKDYVIRLKPKVILFLVGCNDIERDDLTSSDNANMANKYKNVFTFLSKKSELCNTVINLLRSRRAAVNRLADTYIDLKVGTNDSLIIPDQEISGQLMKQKGYLTEYKKRVEEMIEVCRSNRIQPVLITQPSLFGPAVDSLTGVNLERYKLWKGMNGLLWWKRMELYNDITREVAREQEILLIDLAKVMPKSSAYFYDIVHFTNAGTSKVSDIIYRQLYPWLHKEYGTYLKGQKKDTIGK